A portion of the Mesoplasma entomophilum genome contains these proteins:
- the parE gene encoding DNA topoisomerase IV subunit B, which translates to MAKEVKYDESAIQVLEGLEAVRKRPGMYIGSTDVRGLHHLVWEIVDNSIDEALAGYCTEINVTLEKNGSVTVADNGRGVPIGMHSTGRPTPEVIFSVLHAGGKFGGSGYKTSGGLHGVGSSVVNALSKKFNVTIYRDKKVNEIEFTNGGKLNIPLTEVGTTNKTGTVVNFLPDDSIFNTTKFNFTTISERLKESALLNSGLKITISDKVNDKFVEYQFENGLVEFVKELSSEFTHITDPVVITGESKRIASEICIQYTEDFNETILGFANNVKTGDGGTHITGFKTGLVRAINDYAKNNKILKDKDPRLDSNDLREGLVAIVTVKIPEDLIEYEGQTKGKLGTPDAKTAVEQVTYDFMNFWLIENKVPATKIIEKAMLARRAREEARKARQAIRDSKGKKTTRAMLGKLTPAQGRKKEINELYLVEGDSAGGSAKSGRDRTFQAILPLRGKVINSEKAKLTELMKNEEIQTIITAIGAGIGQDFDVSDINYGKVIIMTDADTDGAHIQTLLLTFFYRYMKDLIINKHVFIALPPLYKLTFADRKFIYLWDEQELADYAKTATKKYEIQRYKGLGEMNADQLWETTMNPSQRKLIVVTIEDALMAEKSFRTLMGEDAEKRKVWIQENVKFTLEDNDDAIILNEKQENN; encoded by the coding sequence ATGGCAAAAGAAGTAAAATATGATGAATCGGCCATTCAGGTCCTTGAAGGTTTAGAAGCTGTTAGAAAACGTCCAGGGATGTATATTGGTTCAACTGATGTTAGAGGACTACACCACTTAGTATGAGAAATTGTAGATAACTCAATCGATGAAGCTTTAGCTGGATATTGTACAGAAATTAATGTAACTTTAGAAAAAAATGGAAGTGTCACTGTTGCTGATAATGGACGTGGAGTTCCAATTGGAATGCACTCAACAGGAAGACCAACACCTGAAGTTATTTTTAGTGTACTTCATGCTGGAGGAAAATTTGGTGGAAGTGGTTATAAAACATCAGGAGGACTTCATGGGGTTGGGTCATCTGTTGTTAATGCTTTATCTAAAAAATTTAATGTAACAATTTATCGTGATAAAAAAGTTAATGAAATTGAATTTACTAATGGAGGAAAATTAAATATTCCTTTAACAGAAGTTGGAACAACTAACAAAACTGGTACTGTTGTTAACTTCTTACCAGATGATTCAATTTTTAATACTACAAAATTTAACTTCACAACAATTAGTGAAAGATTAAAAGAATCAGCTTTATTAAACTCAGGTTTAAAAATAACTATATCTGATAAAGTTAATGATAAGTTTGTTGAATATCAATTTGAAAATGGTTTAGTAGAGTTTGTTAAAGAATTATCAAGTGAATTTACTCATATTACTGATCCTGTTGTTATTACTGGAGAATCAAAAAGAATTGCTTCAGAAATTTGTATTCAATATACAGAAGATTTTAATGAAACTATTTTAGGTTTTGCTAATAATGTTAAAACTGGAGATGGTGGAACACATATTACAGGTTTTAAAACTGGATTAGTTAGAGCAATTAATGATTATGCTAAAAATAATAAAATCTTAAAAGATAAAGATCCAAGATTAGATTCAAATGATTTAAGAGAAGGATTAGTAGCTATTGTTACTGTTAAAATTCCTGAAGACTTAATTGAATATGAAGGACAAACTAAAGGTAAGTTAGGTACACCAGATGCTAAAACAGCTGTTGAACAAGTTACTTATGACTTTATGAACTTCTGATTAATTGAAAATAAAGTACCTGCTACAAAAATTATTGAAAAAGCAATGTTAGCAAGAAGAGCTAGAGAAGAAGCCCGTAAAGCAAGACAAGCAATTCGTGATTCAAAAGGTAAAAAAACAACAAGAGCAATGTTAGGTAAATTAACACCAGCTCAAGGTAGAAAAAAAGAAATTAATGAATTATATCTTGTTGAGGGGGATTCAGCTGGAGGAAGTGCTAAATCTGGAAGAGATCGTACATTCCAAGCTATTCTACCTTTAAGAGGAAAAGTTATTAACTCTGAAAAAGCTAAATTAACAGAATTAATGAAAAATGAAGAAATTCAAACAATCATTACTGCAATTGGTGCTGGAATTGGTCAAGACTTTGATGTTAGTGACATTAACTATGGAAAAGTTATTATTATGACCGATGCTGATACTGATGGTGCACATATTCAAACTTTATTATTAACATTCTTTTACAGATATATGAAAGACTTAATTATTAATAAACATGTATTTATTGCATTACCACCATTATATAAATTAACTTTTGCAGATCGTAAATTTATTTATTTATGAGATGAACAAGAATTAGCTGATTATGCTAAAACAGCTACTAAAAAATATGAAATCCAACGTTATAAAGGACTTGGAGAAATGAATGCTGATCAATTATGAGAAACAACAATGAATCCTTCACAACGTAAATTAATTGTGGTAACTATTGAAGATGCATTAATGGCAGAAAAATCATTCAGAACTTTAATGGGTGAAGATGCTGAAAAACGTAAAGTATGAATTCAAGAAAATGTTAAATTTACATTAGAAGATAATGATGATGCAATCATCTTAAATGAAAAACAAGAAAATAACTAG